A DNA window from Maribellus comscasis contains the following coding sequences:
- a CDS encoding TraR/DksA family transcriptional regulator, which yields MGEKNRYSDEELKEFRELIQKKLKKAQEDYEMYRNSITLGDGNDTQDTSPTFKVLEEGAATLSKEEAGKLAQRQLKFIQHLQAALVRIENKTYGICRETGKLISKERLRAVPHATLSIDAKNSQK from the coding sequence ATGGGAGAAAAAAACAGATATTCAGATGAAGAGTTAAAGGAATTCAGAGAGCTCATTCAGAAAAAGCTTAAAAAAGCTCAGGAAGATTATGAGATGTACAGAAATTCCATTACTCTTGGCGACGGGAATGATACGCAGGACACTTCGCCAACCTTCAAAGTATTGGAAGAAGGAGCTGCTACATTGTCAAAAGAAGAAGCCGGGAAACTGGCTCAACGTCAGCTAAAATTTATTCAGCATTTGCAGGCTGCTTTGGTTCGCATTGAAAATAAAACATACGGTATTTGTCGGGAAACAGGAAAGTTGATTTCCAAAGAGAGGTTGCGTGCCGTGCCACATGCTACATTAAGTATTGATGCAAAAAACAGCCAGAAGTAA